From Phycodurus eques isolate BA_2022a chromosome 20, UOR_Pequ_1.1, whole genome shotgun sequence, a single genomic window includes:
- the LOC133396087 gene encoding major histocompatibility complex class I-related gene protein-like isoform X2 — translation MKNKILTLLLALGVWSVEDTSAARHSLKYFLTATSGLQNFPEFVGAAEVDGVRVGYCDSNIQSAEPKQDWMKKLVRDEPLHLDWYKLKCFGNQNVFRSKLEALSRRLNRSGAGHVLQRMNGCEIDDDSGEVTGYNQYGYDGEDFIVLNLQTLTWTAPSPQAFTTKLIWDAETERLEYNKYYYIHKCPQWLKKYMHYGKSVLQRKELPSMALLQKTPSSLVCCHATGFYPDLAMLFWRRGGEELHEHVEHGEILPNHDGTFQMSVNVNVSAVPLDERAEYECVFRLDGVKEQLVIKLDKDAIRTNWVPPPKFGIIGGIVGALLFLLVVGVTLCCIRRRRPESEFQAVDAGVEFAPPPIPIQRSRL, via the exons ATGAAGAACAAGATTTTGACGTTGCTGCTCGCTTTGGGCGTATGGAGTGTGGAGGACACATCTGCAG CAAGGCATTCCCTGAAGTACTTCCTCACCGCAACGTCTGGCTTGCAAAACTTCCCCGAGTTTGTGGGCGCCGCCGAGGTGGACGGCGTCCGCGTGGGCTACTGCGACAGCAACATCCAGTCGGCGGAGCCCAAACAGGACTGGATGAAGAAACTGGTCCGGGACGAGCCGCTGCACCTGGACTGGTACAAGCTCAAGTGCTTCGGCAATCAGAATGTCTTCAGGAGCAAACTCGAAGCTTTGAGTCGACGTTTGAACCGCTCCGGAG CCGGCCACGTTTTGCAGCGGATGAACGGCTGCGAAATTGATGACGACAGCGGCGAGGTGACGGGCTACAACCAGTACGGATACGACGGCGAAGACTTCATTGTGTTGAACCTGCAGACCCTGACGTGGACGGCGCCTTCCCCGCAGGCCTTCACCACCAAGCTTATTTGGGACGCGGAGACGGAGAGACTGGAGTACAACAAGTACTACTACATCCACAAGTGCCCCCAGTGGCTGAAGAAGTACATGCACTACGGGAAGAGTGTCCTGCAGAGAAAAG AGCTTCCCTCGATGGCTCTCCTCCAGAAGACACCCTCGTCGCTGGTCTGCTGCCACGCCACGGGCTTCTACCCAGACCTAGCCATGCTGTTCTGGAGGCGAGGCGGCGAGGAGCTCCACGAGCACGTGGAACACGGAGAGATCCTCCCCAACCACGACGGAACCTTCCAGATGAGCGTGAACGTCAACGTTTCGGCAGTGCCGCTCGACGAGCGGGCCGAGTACGAGTGTGTGTTTCGGCTTGACGGCGTCAAAGAGCAGCTGGTCATCAAACTGGACAAAGACGCCATCAGAACCAACTGGG TTCCTCCCCCAAAGTTTGGAATCATCGGAGGCATTGTCGGGGCGCTGCTGTTCCTTCTGGTTGTCGGCGTCACGCTATGTTGCATCAGGAGAAGAAGGCCTGAAAGCG aattCCAGGCTGTTGACG cgggtgtggagtttgcacccCCCCCAATCCCAATCCAGCGTTCAAGACTGTGA
- the LOC133396087 gene encoding major histocompatibility complex class I-related gene protein-like isoform X1 → MKNKILTLLLALGVWSVEDTSAARHSLKYFLTATSGLQNFPEFVGAAEVDGVRVGYCDSNIQSAEPKQDWMKKLVRDEPLHLDWYKLKCFGNQNVFRSKLEALSRRLNRSGAAGHVLQRMNGCEIDDDSGEVTGYNQYGYDGEDFIVLNLQTLTWTAPSPQAFTTKLIWDAETERLEYNKYYYIHKCPQWLKKYMHYGKSVLQRKELPSMALLQKTPSSLVCCHATGFYPDLAMLFWRRGGEELHEHVEHGEILPNHDGTFQMSVNVNVSAVPLDERAEYECVFRLDGVKEQLVIKLDKDAIRTNWVPPPKFGIIGGIVGALLFLLVVGVTLCCIRRRRPESEFQAVDAGVEFAPPPIPIQRSRL, encoded by the exons ATGAAGAACAAGATTTTGACGTTGCTGCTCGCTTTGGGCGTATGGAGTGTGGAGGACACATCTGCAG CAAGGCATTCCCTGAAGTACTTCCTCACCGCAACGTCTGGCTTGCAAAACTTCCCCGAGTTTGTGGGCGCCGCCGAGGTGGACGGCGTCCGCGTGGGCTACTGCGACAGCAACATCCAGTCGGCGGAGCCCAAACAGGACTGGATGAAGAAACTGGTCCGGGACGAGCCGCTGCACCTGGACTGGTACAAGCTCAAGTGCTTCGGCAATCAGAATGTCTTCAGGAGCAAACTCGAAGCTTTGAGTCGACGTTTGAACCGCTCCGGAG CAGCCGGCCACGTTTTGCAGCGGATGAACGGCTGCGAAATTGATGACGACAGCGGCGAGGTGACGGGCTACAACCAGTACGGATACGACGGCGAAGACTTCATTGTGTTGAACCTGCAGACCCTGACGTGGACGGCGCCTTCCCCGCAGGCCTTCACCACCAAGCTTATTTGGGACGCGGAGACGGAGAGACTGGAGTACAACAAGTACTACTACATCCACAAGTGCCCCCAGTGGCTGAAGAAGTACATGCACTACGGGAAGAGTGTCCTGCAGAGAAAAG AGCTTCCCTCGATGGCTCTCCTCCAGAAGACACCCTCGTCGCTGGTCTGCTGCCACGCCACGGGCTTCTACCCAGACCTAGCCATGCTGTTCTGGAGGCGAGGCGGCGAGGAGCTCCACGAGCACGTGGAACACGGAGAGATCCTCCCCAACCACGACGGAACCTTCCAGATGAGCGTGAACGTCAACGTTTCGGCAGTGCCGCTCGACGAGCGGGCCGAGTACGAGTGTGTGTTTCGGCTTGACGGCGTCAAAGAGCAGCTGGTCATCAAACTGGACAAAGACGCCATCAGAACCAACTGGG TTCCTCCCCCAAAGTTTGGAATCATCGGAGGCATTGTCGGGGCGCTGCTGTTCCTTCTGGTTGTCGGCGTCACGCTATGTTGCATCAGGAGAAGAAGGCCTGAAAGCG aattCCAGGCTGTTGACG cgggtgtggagtttgcacccCCCCCAATCCCAATCCAGCGTTCAAGACTGTGA